In Castanea sativa cultivar Marrone di Chiusa Pesio chromosome 6, ASM4071231v1, a single window of DNA contains:
- the LOC142640157 gene encoding uncharacterized protein LOC142640157, with amino-acid sequence MNIIAWNCRGDLKPNFQAHVRDLIRNHDPVMFMVMETRIGGIRAKEKTDCLPLDGAIHTNTIGYAGGLWLVWNTDKVGVSLLSKIEQEIHVSVKVRSLDSTYFFSAIYASPQLGERCVLWNNLCMFAKLHNMPWVIVRDFNEPLSNEDKFGGRAVSNSRSFDFKECLDSCNMIDLGFSGPRFTWTNKREVGALIQERIDRFFVNSGWCTMYPDAKLTHLTRCHSDHCPILLESKPINHRHPPRPFKFQSCWLADLSFPNILSRVWRQSSYLGEAIDKFVKDVSTWNKNEFGNVFVKKKRIMTRLNGIQKAMALRPSAQLVELEKVLQQELESILNQERDT; translated from the coding sequence ATGAATATCATCGCGTGGAATTGTAGGGGCGACCTGAAGCCCAATTTTCAGGCCCACGTCAGGGACCTTATCCGAAATCATGACCCTGTTATGTTTATGGTTATGGAAACTCGAATAGGAGGTATCAGAGCAAAGGAAAAAACGGATTGCCTTCCCCTTGATGGCGCTATCCACACCAACACCATTGGGTATGCTGGAGGGCTTTGGCTGGTTTGGAATACTGACAAGGTGGGCGTGTCGCTCCTTTCCAAAATCGAACAAGAGATTCATGTCTCTGTGAAGGTGCGTTCCCTCGACTCAACCTATTTCTTTTCTGCCATTTATGCTAGTCCCCAGTTAGGCGAAAGGTGTGTATTATGGAATAATTTGTGTATGTTTGCTAAGCTCCACAATATGCCATGGGTTATAGTTAGGGACTTCAACGAACCCCTTTCTAATGAGGATAAGTTTGGGGGTAGAGCTGTGAGCAATTCTAGGTCCTTTGATTTTAAAGAATGCCTGGATAGTTGCAACATGATTGATTTGGGATTCTCGGGCCCCAGATTTACATGGACTAACAAAAGGGAGGTTGGAGCTCTAATCCAAGAAAGGATAGACAGATTCTTTGTTAACTCGGGCTGGTGCACTATGTATCCAGATGCAAAATTAACTCATCTCACTCGATGCCACTCTGATCACTGTCCGATTCTGCTTGAGTCAAAACCAATCAATCATCGGCATCCCCCTCGCCCCTTCAAGTTTCAAAGCTGCTGGCTAGCGGACCTATCCTTCCCCAATATTTTATCCCGGGTTTGGAGGCAGTCTTCCTATTTAGGTGAAGCAATTGATAAGTTTGTCAAGGATGTATCCACTTGGAACAAAAATGAATTTGGGAATGTCTTTGTGAAGAAAAAGAGGATAATGACCAGACTTAATGGTATCCAAAAAGCAATGGCTTTGAGGCCAAGTGCTCAGCTGGTAGAGCTTGAAAAAGTGTTGCAACAAGAGTTGGAGTCTATTCTTAATCAAGAGAGAGATACCTAG
- the LOC142640156 gene encoding uncharacterized protein LOC142640156: MLARTPPSSLSSEEEVELAKSNKKVKDAHHASFNERPNEGEGPGRKLSFKEKLVGTIPGAFSQAFLFSDHMEAESDSDDEITELNEGMAVVKLFRTDKQRIRAPWTKALIIKVYGRSVSYSFIHSRLQSLWKPTGTLDCVDLGKDFYLVRFSLEEDQASVLEKGPWFIGENFLPIRPWELNFKPYTASVTSIAMWIRLNELPIEYYETQKLEQIGSTIGTVLKIDTHTAVEARGRYARLCVQLDVNKPFITSIQISEFEQFVNYEGIQRLCFSCGCLGHRKESCPYSIKPASP; this comes from the coding sequence ATGCTAGCACGGACGCCTCCAAGCTCGTTATCCTCTGAAGAAGAAGTTGAGCTTGCAAAGAGTAATAAGAAAGTGAAGGACGCACACCATGCAAGCTTCAACGAAAGGCCTAATGAAGGCGAAGGACCTGGGCGGAAGCTATCTTTCAAGGAAAAGCTCGTGGGAACCATCCCTGGTGCGTTCTCACAAGCTTTCCTCTTCTCAGACCACATGGAAGCAGAGTCTGACTCCGATGATGAAATCACGGAACTCAATGAAGGAATGGCAGTGGTTAAGCTCTTCAGGACAGACAAACAACGCATTAGAGCTCCTTGGACTAAAGCTCTCATCATCAAGGTGTATGGAAGATCGGTGAGCTACAGTTTTATCCATTCTCGACTCCAATCTCTGTGGAAGCCTACGGGAACACTGGATTGTGTTGATTTGGGCAAGGATTTTTACCTGGTACGTTTCTCTTTGGAGGAAGACCAAGCGTCTGTTTTGGAAAAGGGCCCATGGTTCATAGGTGAGAATTTTCTGCCTATTAGACCATGGGAACTGAACTTCAAACCTTACACTGCAAGCGTGACTTCCATAGCGATGTGGATTAGGTTGAATGAACTTCCTATAGAATACTATGAGACTCAAAAACTCGAGCAGATCGGCTCTACCATTGGCACTGTACTAAAAATTGATACCCACACAGCGGTTGAAGCACGGGGAAGATATGCACGACTGTGTGTTCAACTGGATGTAAACAAGCCCTTTATCACGTCAATACAAATTAGTGAGTTTGAACAGTTCGTCAACTACGAGGGTATCCAACGACTCTGCTTCTCTTGTGGATGCCTTGGACACCGGAAGGAGTCTTGCCCGTACTCCATAAAGCCAGCCTCACCGTAG
- the LOC142640974 gene encoding ras-related protein RABF1, with the protein MGCSSSLPDRSSGQLAGLNSENGGVSDAKNLRVKLVLLGDSGVGKSCIVLRFVRGQFDPTSKVTVGASFLSQTIALQDSTTVKFEIWDTAGQERYAALAPLYYRGAAVAVVVYDITSPESFAKAQYWVKELQKHGSPDIVMALVGNKADLNEKREVPVQDGIDYAEKNGMFFIETSAKTADNINQLFEEIAKRLPRPASS; encoded by the exons ATGGGTTGCTCCTCTTCTCTTCCAG ACAGGTCTTCCGGGCAGTTGGCCGGGCTGAATTCAGAGAATGGCGGAGTGTCTGACGCCAAAAATCTCCGTGTGAAG CTGGTCTTGTTAGGTGATTCTGGTGTTGGTAAAAGCTGTATTGTTCTTCGCTTTGTTCGTGGTCAGTTTGACCCAACTTCCAAG GTTACTGTTGGAGCTTCATTCTTATCACAGACAATAGCTTTACAAGACTCTACAACAGTTAAGTTTGAAATATGGGACACTGCTGGCCAAGAGAG GTATGCTGCATTGGCACCACTTTACTACCGAGGTGCTGCAGTCGCAGTTGTTGTATATGATATAACAAGCCCAGAATCATTTGCCAAAGCACAATATTGGGTTAAG GAGCTACAAAAGCATGGAAGTCCTGATATAGTCATGGCCTTAGTCGGTAACAAAGCTGATCTTAATGAGAAGCGCGAAGTACCAGTTCAG GATGGCATTGACTATGCGGAGAAGAATGGAATGTTTTTTATTGAGACATCTGCAAAGACAGCAGATAATATAAATCAGCTGTTTGAG